TCTTAACTGCTCAACTGGCAGCAAGGTGTGTCCTTCATCTGCTGTCCTTTCTAAAATCTCTATAATAAGTGCTCTTATTCTTCTTTTATCCAGACCGCTATCTAGATAAGATGGCTCTTCAAGTGGAAATTTATTAGCTATTGCTTCAAATGGAAATATACCCCTATCTATAGTTCCAATACTTATGGGATACTCGCCTTCTCTAGTTACCTCAAATATCCTATAAGGATTTTCAATAAGATCATCATCCTCACAGTTTATGCCTTGCTTCTGTCTATTTGTCTTATCAAGCAGCATTGCTGCTTCACTGCTACTTATTTCAAATCGGCTTAGAAGCTTAAGATACTTTTTTCTGTTATTTGGCATAGTCTTCCATATCTCACAAAGGAACTTAGGTATGCATTTTATAATATTTCCAGTTAAGTATTTGCTAGGGTTGTTAAAAACATAATTTAAATACTCCCATGGATCTTCGTCTTCATTTATTTTATCCTGAATGTCCTTAGCAACAATATTTCCTAGAGGAATTCCTAATGCACACAGAACAGAACCTAAGCCAGGATAGGCTCCTCTAAACCTCCAAATCTCTTCAAGTATTTTGTCAATCCATTTTATTTGATTCGAAAGGTCTATTTCTATATGTTGCTCAATAGTTTTTAATGTTTTTAAACAATTTAAAAGAGATTCAATAACGGTATCGTTACTCATATGTTCCGTTCCATAAGAGTACTCATCAAATTTGTCATCAGGAGCAAAGGCTACCATTTCTTTTATAGGAAAGTTAATATTTTTTTCTGCAAACTTTACAACTTCATCATAAGGCATTAAAAAACCATCCTTGAAGTCTGGTCTTATGGAATGTTCTATGTTTCTTTCCCAGAGGACAGACTTCATATCCTTATCCTCAGTATACTTGTATTCTACACATTCCCCTACCTTTAGCACTCTTCCAACTCCAATTATTACTCTTCTTGAATCCTCAACAAAGGGCACTTCTTTTGCGTAGAAAATACAAATGGATTCCTGTGGTTTAATGTGTCCAAAAAATGTATCAAGCAATTCCTTTTGATTTTCTCTTGCCTGAACCCAGCTTGTACTAAAACCTAAATTTGGTTCCCAATACTCGTCTAAATTTAAACCATATGAACTCTTGAACTCACCTAAATTACTCTTTAGCATCCATCTATATGGTACACCAACAGCTGAATATGGAGGATATTCAAACTCTGTAGGCAAAAAATGTTCATGTGTTTTTTTCTTCATAGAAGCATATGGATGAACCTTGCTTTTAACCAGGCTGAAATCAGCCATAAAGCTTCCTCTCTCACCAAGACAAGGAGGAATTTCATTTTCATCAAGTTCAGAGAAAGCCCTTCCTTTAATTTCATCTTCTTTGACTTCATCCTTACTAAGTAAAATATTTTTCAATCTTAAACATGCTAGGTTATTCTTAGGGTTTTCACATACACATCCCTTCCAGCCGCCGTCATGCCATGGAACTCTTAATGATACATGGCGTAAACGATATTTATCTTGCATTTGTCTCACCTCGAAAAATCAATATATACAAATTATACCACTACACAAAAAAAGTAGCACTAGATATGACATATCCAGTGCTGATTACAAATAAATTTTTATTTTAACTAATCGCTTCTCTAATAAACTTTGAAGGGTCATTCTCAGGTGCTCTAAACTCCATATCCGTTCCTAGCGCCTTAAAGTGCTCTTTAGCACATTTAATCTTTGCCTGTTCTTCTGGTTTTAAAAGCTCCAGGATATTTGTTCCCTTAGTCTCTACCACGAAATAAAGCTTTTCTTCTCCATCCTTTTCAAGTAGCACTGCCCAGTCTGGATTATAACTTCCTAGTGGTGTGTCAATTTTAAACCAGTTAGGAAGCTTTACATATACCTTTACATGCTCATCTGACTCAAATCTCTTTGCAAACTCATATTCAATATCTGAATCATAGAGAACATAATTAAATGGTGACTTTGTGCTTTCAACAGCATTTTCCTTTAAATAAGCCAGGAGCTCTTCATTATTAAACTGTTCTATAGTATAGAAGTCCTCTCCTTCAATCTTGTGATACTTAATACCATCTACTATAAATAATCTTATTTCTCTTTTAATTATATCCCATACTGCATCTATAAACTTCTGAGGATTTCTTTTAAAATCATCAAGTCTTTTAGATTTAACAAGTATATCAATTATGGTTTTTCGAGTTAAATTTATTTTATTTTGAAGCTCAGTAATGATATCCGGAAGAGTTATTTCATCCCTAACCTCATCTCCAAAACTTTCTCCAAGTATATTTGCTTCAACTCCAGATTCCTTATGAATAGTAATACCATACTTTGACGTGTACCACCTTGGATAATGAATTACTGGCATTGTCTTTATCTTCTCAGTGCAGTTTTCTATTAACTTGTTACTATCGAAGTCTATAGAGTAAGTAGTCTTATATTTTATTCTGTCCCATAACTCTATAAAGCAAGCACTTTCTAAAATCCCTTTATTAATCTCTACCTTCTTCTTATTACTTCCGTCTTTAATCTTGAGTCTATCTATTCTACGTTTTAATTCCTGTGCAATAGGTGCTTGCCAATTACTAAATTCATAAGGTAAAGCGAAAGCATTATTATCTAAGTCGGTTTTAAGTTTTTGTTCAATTTTACCTTTGTCATTTATATACTTATTTTCCTTCAAGAAGTTATATAGTTTTTCTGAGTTCTCATAACCTAAAGGTACTGCATTACCTTCAGCATCTCCGTAAGCAAGGCTGACAAACATATGCTTTTCAACCACACCAAACTTAACTCCAGTATCTTCTTCAATCTCTGTCTGTAGATTTCTAACAAAGTCCTCATAAGATTCATTAGCCATAACAGTAAGTACATTTACATTATAGTCCTCAACTCTCTTACCAGACTGCTCTACAGCAAGTCTAAGACCTCTCCCTATCTCTTGTCGTCTTTTAATATATGTTCCTGCTGAATCCTTTAAAGTACATATCTGAAATACATTAGGATTATCCCAACCTTCTCTTAATGCTGAGTGGGAGAATATAAATCTTAACGGCTCATTTAGACTTAAAAGCTGCTCTTTATTTTTCATTATCTTATTATACACATCATCATCTGCAGCTGTATTACCTTTTGTATCCTTTACTCTACCTTTTTTATCTTCCGCAAAGTAACCATCATGTACTTTCTCTACCTCAGTTAATGTATCTATATCATTAAACAGTGTTCTATACTTTGGCTTATTGATAAGCTTACTATACTCTTCTTCAAAAATCAAAGCATATTTACCTTTTAGGGGATTCCCTTTACTATCATACTCTCTATAATTTGCAACTTTATCTATAAAGAACAAACTTAATACCTTTATACCTTTATGATTTAATCGAAGCTCTTTATCAAGATGCTGCTCAATAGTTTTCCTAATCTGATGTCTTCTTAATTCATCTTCCGAAACTTCCCCCAAAACATCCCCAAGATATATTAAGTTTCCATTAATCTCTATATATTCTTGGCCTTCCCCCCAGCTGATATCATCTACAAGGTAACCTTCATAGACATCTCTACCTCCGGAAATCTCTTTTAAGTCATTTCCTAGGGTTACCCACTTTGCTACTTTTTTAGGTTTCCCCTTATCTACAACATCAATTTCAATCTTAGCCTTATGGGGTGCAACTTCCATTAGCTTTACATAAGGCTTATTAAAGGATTCTTCTTCCTTTACAGATATGACCTCTATTCTTTTAACAAGCTTATTCTCATAAGCATCAACGGCATCTAATCTATAAACCATATTATATTTATCTACATGTGTTGCAGAGTATCTCAGTGTACATAGTGGCTTAAGTGAAGCTATAGCCTCTTTTGACTTATCAGTGGTATCAACACTTTGAGGCTCATCAATTATAACTATAGGATTTGTCTGCGATATAAACTCAATAGGCCTATACCCCTGCATTTTATCATTGGCTCTATGAATAACATTAGCCTTATCTTCCTTTGAAGGATCAACAAAGCTCTTTCTAAAGGCATCTATGTTAATTATCATTACTTGAATTGTGTTTGAAGTTGCAAAATTTCTTACCTCACCAAGCTTAGAGGAGTCATATACAAAGTAATTAAAAGGAACATTGTCAAATATGCTTTGAAAGTGCTCTTTGGTTATCTG
The genomic region above belongs to Clostridium swellfunianum and contains:
- a CDS encoding type III restriction-modification system endonuclease; this encodes MKLQFISNLPYQDSAVNSIVNIFKGQSTKQSNFTVHSGELFGVLQTELGIGNRLDLTYEEVLKNVQQVQMNNNLPRSEKLEGMNFTVEMETGTGKTYVYLKSIYELNKNYGYTKFVIVVPSVAIREGVNKSLQITKEHFQSIFDNVPFNYFVYDSSKLGEVRNFATSNTIQVMIINIDAFRKSFVDPSKEDKANVIHRANDKMQGYRPIEFISQTNPIVIIDEPQSVDTTDKSKEAIASLKPLCTLRYSATHVDKYNMVYRLDAVDAYENKLVKRIEVISVKEEESFNKPYVKLMEVAPHKAKIEIDVVDKGKPKKVAKWVTLGNDLKEISGGRDVYEGYLVDDISWGEGQEYIEINGNLIYLGDVLGEVSEDELRRHQIRKTIEQHLDKELRLNHKGIKVLSLFFIDKVANYREYDSKGNPLKGKYALIFEEEYSKLINKPKYRTLFNDIDTLTEVEKVHDGYFAEDKKGRVKDTKGNTAADDDVYNKIMKNKEQLLSLNEPLRFIFSHSALREGWDNPNVFQICTLKDSAGTYIKRRQEIGRGLRLAVEQSGKRVEDYNVNVLTVMANESYEDFVRNLQTEIEEDTGVKFGVVEKHMFVSLAYGDAEGNAVPLGYENSEKLYNFLKENKYINDKGKIEQKLKTDLDNNAFALPYEFSNWQAPIAQELKRRIDRLKIKDGSNKKKVEINKGILESACFIELWDRIKYKTTYSIDFDSNKLIENCTEKIKTMPVIHYPRWYTSKYGITIHKESGVEANILGESFGDEVRDEITLPDIITELQNKINLTRKTIIDILVKSKRLDDFKRNPQKFIDAVWDIIKREIRLFIVDGIKYHKIEGEDFYTIEQFNNEELLAYLKENAVESTKSPFNYVLYDSDIEYEFAKRFESDEHVKVYVKLPNWFKIDTPLGSYNPDWAVLLEKDGEEKLYFVVETKGTNILELLKPEEQAKIKCAKEHFKALGTDMEFRAPENDPSKFIREAIS